The Proteus sp. ZN5 genome includes the window ATCATCACTACGTAATGCCGCGTTTAAATCAAAATTGCCTTTGCTATCAGTCAGCTCACCGGTCTGGAAATTAACAATTTTTGCTTTAATACGAGTGTCATACACTTTCAGTACATCTGCCGCACTCATTTTAGGTACGAGCAGACCCGCAACATCAAGAATATTACGTTGTTTATCAAGAAGTTTTTGTTCTTCTTGTTTAGACTTCAGTCCAACAGCAGCTCCTGCCACTACCACGGAACACACTAGACATAGAATAAATACAACGAGGAACGTTCTTGCGACGCTATCTTTGTTTTTCTCTTTAGCCACGAGCTTTTCTCCGCTTAATATTCGCCTGAACAACCACGTAATCGAACAGTGGTGCAAATAAGTTTGCGAATAAGATTGCCAGCATCATACCTTCTGGGTAAGCCGGATTGACGACACGAATAAGCACAGCCATTACGCCAATCAAAATACCGTAAGCCCATTTACCTTTATCAGTAAACGATGCGGATACTGGATCTGTTGCCATAAACATCATACCGAAAGCAAAGCCACCTAATACTAAGTGCCAGTGCCAAGGCATTGAGAAGAGAGGATTGGTATCTGAACCAATGAGATTAAACAGGTATGACATTGCAATCATGCCCACCATTACCCCAGCGACAATACGCCATGAAGCAATGCGAGCAAAAAGAATGACAGCACCACCGATTAAAATCATCAGTGTTGAAACTTCACCGATCGACCCAGGAATATATCCAAGGAAAGCATCCATCCAAGAGATAGGTTGTTGAGTGACGGTATTTACTAATGCACTTTCACCCGATACAGACCATTGTGATAATGGTGTTGCACCAGAGAAACCATCAGCAGCAGTCCAAACCAAATCACCTGAAATTTGAGCTGGATAAGCAAAGAACAGAAATGCACGACCAGCCAATGCTGGGTTTAAGAAGTTACGCCCTGTCCCACCAAAGATTTCTTTCGCGATAACAACACCAAACGTAATACCTAATGCAGCCTGCCAAAGTGGTAATGTTGGCGGTACTATTAAGGCAAATAAGATTGATGTAACAAAGAAGCCTTCGTTAATTTCATGACCACGAATAAAGGCAAAAAGAACTTCCCAAAATCCGCCAACCGCAAAAACAACTAGATAAATAGGTAGGAAGTAAGTTGCACCAAGTAGCATCTTACTTGCCCAACCCGCATCTGTTGTTAATGATGCACCGAGGTATTCAGCAAGGCGATAGTGCCAATCTGAAGCAATGATTTGCTGTAATTCAGCACCACTATATAACTGATTAAGTGCAGGGATCGCTTGATGACCAACGTTATACATTCCCCAAAACATTGCTGGGAAAACGGATAACCAAACTAAAATCATCATGCGTTTCAGGTCAATGGTGTCACGAACATGACCACCATTACGTGTGACAGTACCTGGCGTATAAAATACCGTGGTCACTGCCTCATAAAGTACGTACCATTTTGCTAATTTGCCACCGGGCTCAAAATGGTGCTCTACTTTTTCAAATAAATTTTTCAAACCCATGAGTTACCCTTCCTGCTCAATTTTGGTCAATACTTGGCGCAGTGCTGGGCCATACTCATATTTGCTTGGGCAAACATAAGTACATAATCCCAAATCTTCTTCATCCAATTCCAAACAACCTAATGCTTGAGAACTGTCAGTATCACCTACAACTAAATCACGTAATAAATGCGTTGCCATAATGTCTAACGGCATCACACGCTCATAGTTACCAATTGGTACCATTGAACGTTCGCCACCATTCATTGTGGTTGTAAATGCAAAGCGTTTATTTTTTAAGAAGTGACCGATAGTAGTACGAGTGATAGAAAATTTATCGCTACCCGGCATACCCCAACCAAATAACTCTTTATCACGGCCTTCACGTAATACAGAAACTTGGTTATGGAAACGACCTAAATAGTGATGAGCCTCATCAGATTTCCAGCCCCATAATACAGAGCCAGAAATAATGCGGTTTTCACCATCAACTAATTGTTCTTTTGTTAACTCATAGAGATCAGCCCCTAAACGAGTACGCACTAAACGAGGTGCTTTTACTTGAGGGCCTGCTAATGCAACAACACGTTCTGTATATAAAGAACCTGTTGTAAACAAATAACCAATAGCAATGACATCTTGATAATTTAAATGCCAAACCATTTTCTTAGCACTAACAGGTTCTAAGAAATGGATATGCGTACCAACTAATCCTGCTGGATGTGGGCCTGCAAATTGGTTATAGCTAATCTGTCCGTCATTTAATTTTGTCGGTGATTTTTCACCATGACAAACATAGATTTTACCTTCGGTTAAACGAGTTAAAACAACAAGACCATCATTAAATGCCTTCTCATTTTGCTCAATAATAACCATAGGATCTGCTGCGAGTGGATTTGTATCCATTGCAGAAACAAAAATGGCAACAGGTGTTGTGCCTAAATGTGGAGTACGGCTATAAGGACGAGTCCTTAACGCAGTCCACATTCCCGAATTAACAAGGTTAGTTTCAACTTGTTCGCGGGTCAGTTCTGAGAGCGTTGAGCTATCATAACGGTTAAAGGTAATTTCTTCGTCGCCATCAATTTCGATAACGATAGATTGGAACACACGACGTTCGCCGCGGTTAATTGCAACGACTTTACCACAAGCTGGGCTGGTGAAAACAACACCGGCATTCTTTTTATCTTCAAAAAGAATTTGCCCTTTCTTTACATGCTCACCTTCCGAAACCATCATAGAAGGACGCATACCGACATATTCTTCACCTAGCAATGCTACGCGTCGAATCGCGGGTCCGTCTTCTATCACTTGGGCAGGCGCTCCTGCAATTGGGAGGTCGAGTCCTTTTTTAATTTTAATCATAAGATTTGCACAAGTTTATCAGTTAAACCCTAAGCTACAAATTCACCCCGAAAATGTAGCGACTCTGTAATAAAAACATCTTAAGGTGTTTTTGAACCCTAAGTTATTTATCTCCGATAATTGTTACTATTTTCTCTTATTCTGCCGAACTGAATTTTATCATCTCAGCCTAAACCTGTCTGACTATTCGAGTGATTTAGCTCAAGCAAATGGGAATATTATTTTGACTGAAACGTTAACAACTCGTATAAACCGAATTAAAATATCATCTTTTTCGACGGGCGATTAAATTTCATACAGAATATTTTGTAAAAGAAAAGAAACCATATCAGATTTTAATTTACAAATTTATTGCTTAATAGCAATCTACGATCTACTTTATCAACAAATTTTAAGCTAATTTTCAGATAAAACCATGACCACTCACGCAAAACAACTAATCAGTTTTTTAACATTAATGTTAATTCCCCTATTAGTTAACGCTGAAAATAATTCAAGTTTTCTAATGAAACCTATTAAAAAAAGTACAGGCCAGCCTATCTATATTCAAATTTTCAAAGAAGAAAGCTTACTTGAACTTTATACGGAAAAATTAGATGGGCAATTAGAAAAAGTACGTACTTATCCTATTTGTAGCTATTCTGGAGGTCTTGGACCTAAAAAGTTTCAAGGTGATTTAAAAAGCCCAGAAGGTTTTTATCAGGTCAATTTCTCGCAATTAAATCCGAACAGTCGATTTTACCGAGCTATTAACCTAGGATTTCCTAATCAATATGATAAATCAAAAGGATACACTGGTGATTTTCTAATGATCCATGGAGCATGTAAATCGGTTGGTTGCTATGCAATGACAGATTTGGTGATGGATGAAATTTATCAGTATGCTGAATTGGCGCTACAAGGTGGTCAATCTACGATTAATATTCATATTTTTCCGTTTAAAATGACCGCTGAAAATATGGAAAAACACCAGTATTCAAAAGATTTGGATTTCTGGCAACAGCTGATGCCTGCGTACCAATATGTTGAAGAGCACAAACAGATCCCAACAGTTATTGTTCAAGATGGACGATATTTGGTTAATCACACTTCAACACCATCTAATGGTGTAAAACCAGCCCTTAACTTATCACAAAACAGTGAAAACAAATGGTTACAGAATACGCACACCACGATCAAATAAGACAAACTCACCAGCAGGAATACGCTGCCAAGATTCATTACCAGTCAGTGGTAATGTTGAAATAACAGAAACCACATCATCTGATTGTGTGTGTTGCTGGAAATCAATTTCTACATCTTGATCTAGCAATTTGGCTTTGCCGAAAGGCGCCTTACGCGTGATCCAGTGTAAGTTTGTTGAGCAATATGCCATGACAAATCGACCATCTGACAACAGCATATTAAATACCCCTTTTTGCTTTAATTGAGAGGCTAAAATAGCGATAAAACGAAATACAGCAGGCCAATTCACAGGGGTTCGTTTATAACGATTTTCAAGTTGATTTAAGATCCAGCAAAACGCTTTCTCACTATCCGTCTGCCCTATCGCCCGAAAACGCCCTGTTTCAAGAGATTGATAGCCTTTTAGTTGACCATTATGCGCATAAGTCCAGTTTTTTCCCCATAACTCACGGGTAAAAGGATGGGTGTTTTCTAAAGAGACATTACCTCTATTCGCTTGACGAATATGAGCAATTACAGCCTCTGATTTAATTGGGTACTCTTGAACAAAGCGAGCGACTGGCGATATTGCGCTGGCTTGAGGATCTTTAAATGTACGACATCCCAATCCTTCGTAGAAAGTAATTCCCCAACCATCTTTATGAGGCCCTGTCTTACCACCTCTTGGAATTAGCCCACTTAGACTGAAATTAATATCTGTCGGTACATTTGCACTCATGCCTAACAACTCACACATCGCTCACTCCTTCTTGCCGATGTTTATCGCTAACTTATAGCAATATCAACCAATTATTTTTCCATTTCTTTTTCAATTAATTGGATCAGAATATGGATAACTTTGATATGGATTTCTTGAATACGATCAGCGTAACCGAAATGAGGTACACGAATTTCAATATCTGCTGTACCATCCATTTTTCCGCCATCTTTACCCGTTAGCGTAATGACTTTCATGCCTTTCTCACGCGCAGCACTAATTGCTTTGATGATATTGCCTGAATTGCCTGAGGTTGAAATACCCAGCAGAACATCACCTTCTTTACCTACAGCTTCGACATAACGAGAGAAGATGTATTCATAGCCAAAATCATTACTCACGCATGAGATATGACTTACATCTGAAATAGCAATGGCAGGATAACCTGGGCGATTTTCACGATAGCGTCCGGTTAACTCTTCTGCAAAATGCATTGCATCACAATGAGAGCCACCATTACCGCAAGATAATACTTTACCACCTGCTTTAAAAGAATCAGCTAATAACACGGCAGCTTTTTGGATAGCTTCAATATTTGCATCATCTTGAAGAAAGCGAGAGAGTGTATCTGCTGCTTCTGTTAATTCACCACGGATAAGATCTTGGTACATAGGATTTTTACTCCAGAAAGGGTAATCGAAATTTTCTGTTTCTCAGTGTAACGGATTAAATGTCATGAAAGAAGATACCTATTATCGACAAATGCTAACTTCTCTCATTTACGAATAATTTGTGAGCTATATTGTAATTAGAATGTAAATATATTGATAAAAGTTAGTGACTGGATTAGATCTAAATAACAAACAACAGGTCTGACCTCTGATCTCTTGCTAAATACAGGAGTTTATTATGACACTACTCAGTATCGTACTTTTTATTATTCTTATTGGCGTGCTTAGCTATCGCAAATTCGGTATTGCGGTAAGTAGCCTTGCACTTATTGCTTATACATTAGTAATGGGTATCGCCAATATTTGGAGTTACTGGTTACTTCTCCCCGTTGCATTGGTTTTATTACCCTTTACTATTCCTTCTATTCGTAGAGCCTATATCTCAGTACCTGCACTTAAAGCATTTCAAAAAGTCATGCCCTCTATGTCTAAAACAGAACAAGAAGCCATTGATGCAGGTACAACATGGTGGGAAGGCGAGCTTTTCCGTGGTGCTCCCGATTGGAAACAACTTCATAATTACCCTAAACCACAGTTAACAGCTGAAGAGCAAGCTTTCCTTGATGGGCCTGTCGAAGAAGTTTGCCGTATGACAAACGACTTTGAGATCACTCATGAATTAGCTGATCTACCTCCTGAAATCTGGCAATACCTTAAAGACAATCGCTTCTTTGCGATGATCATTAAAAAAGAGTATGGCGGATTAGAGTTTTCAGCCTACGCTCAATCACGTGTATTGCAAAAACTGTCCGGAGTATCTGGTATTTTAGCCATCACCGTAGGTGTACCTAATTCTTTAGGCCCCGGCGAACTACTGCAACACTATGGTACTGATGAACAGAAAAAACGCTATTTACCCGGTTTAGCCAAAGGAGATGAAATTCCTTGCTTCGCATTAACAAGCCCTGAAGCGGGCTCCGATGCAGGTGCTATTCCTGACAGTGGCGTAGTCTGTATGGGTGAATGGCAAGGAGAGCAAGTTCTTGGTCTTCGTTTAACATGGAATAAACGCTATATCACTCTTGCCCCTATCGCAACCGTATTAGGATTAGCATTTAAATTACGCGATCCTGACCATCTATTAAGCGATGACGAAAACCCGGGTATTACCTGTGCGTTAATTCCAACTGATGTCAAAGGTGTTGAAATCGGTCATCGTCATTTCCCTCTGAACGTGCCATTTATGAATGGACCAACTCGTGGTAAAGATGTTTTTGTTCCTATCGATTACATCATTGGCGGACCAAAAATGGCAGGTCAGGGTTGGAGAATGCTGGTGGAATGTCTCTCTGTTGGTCGAGGCATTACTCTACCATCAAACTCTACTGGTGGATTAAAAAGTGTGGCAATGGCGACTGGTGCTTATTCTCGTGTCCGTCGTCAGTTCAAAATTCCAATTGGTAAAATGGAAGGTATTGAAGAGCCATTAGCTCGTCTGGCTGGTAACGCCTATCTTTTAGATTCTGCGGCAACCTTAATTACTACGGGTATTATGCTAGGTGAAAAACCTGCCGTATTATCCGCTATCGTAAAATATCATTGTACTCACCGAGCACAGCGTGGCGTTATTGATGCAATGGATATCGTTGGTGGTAAAGGGATCAGTCTTGGCCCATCAAACTTTGTCGCACGTTCTTACCAAGGTTCTCCAATTGCCATCACGGTTGAAGGTGCCAATATTTTAACTCGTAGCATGATCATTTATGGTCAAGGTGCTATCCGTTGCCATCCTTATGTATTAGATGAAATTGCAGCAGCACGAGATAACAACCTACACGATTTTGACCGTGCTTTATTTGGTCATATCGGTCACGTAGCAAGTAATACCTTACGCAGTCTGTGGTTAGGTATCACCAATGGTCGCTTAAGTAATTCGCCAACTAATGATGAAACTCGTCGTTATTATCAACAAATTAACCGCTTGAGTGCCAATATGGCGCTGTTGTCTGATGTTTCAATGGGAGTTTTAGGCGGAAGCTTAAAACGTCGTGAGCGTATTTCAGCGCGTTTAGGTGACATATTAAGTCACATCTTCCTCGCTTCTGCTGCGCTTAAGCGTTATGAAGATGAAGGCCGTCATACTGCAGATTTACCTCTCGTACATTGGAGTGTGAAAGAGTGTTTATACCAAGCTGAAAATGCAATTGATGAACTGCTACGCAATTTCCCAAGCCGTGTTGTTGCAGGCACTATACGAGCAATTATTTTCCCACTGGGTAAAGCTCAAAAATTACCTTCAGATAAATTAGATAGCAAAGTAGCACAACTTATCCAACAACCGTCTGAAACCCGTGATCGCATTGGTAGAGGTCAATACTTAACACCAAGCGAACATAATCCACATGGTTTAATGGAAGAAGCACTACTGGATATTTTAGCGGCTGAACCTATTTTCGACCGTATTTGTCGCCTCTATGAGAAGAAATTTAACTTTACTCAATTAGATAAATTAGCGGACAAAGCACTGGCTGATAAACGAGTAACTCAAGAAGAAGCCGATATCTTACGTAAAGCAGAACAGAGTCGCTTACGGAGTATCAATGTTGATGAGTTTGACTTTGATGCATTGGCGGTGCCAGCAAAAAAGCCGAAAGCTGACAAAGTCAAAACAGACAAAGCAGCCTAACAATCGAGATAAAGGGAGATATTTTTCCTGATAGAACACAAACACCTCATCACTTTTAGTCATGAGGTGTTTTTTTTATTAAGAGCTAGTTATTAAGCCCCCAAAAATTAATTAGAGATCTAACTCCAATGCTAATAACTCTTCAATTGTTTGGCGACGACGAATTAATTGAGGAACACCCTCTGTTACCAATACTTCAGGAATAAGTGGTCGACTATTATAATTCGATGACATTGACGCACCATACGCCCCTGTATCATGAATCACTAAGTAATCGCCTACCTGTGCTTGAGGCAATAAACGAGGAACAACAGTGCCTCCCTCTAGCTGAGTAAAAACATCACCCGATTCACATAGTGGGCCTGCCACGATCGTCTCTTGTAATTCTGTCTTTGATTTTATTTGACCATGATTATCTAAAACTGAAATCTGATGATAACTGCCATACATTGCAGGACGCATTAAATCACTAAATCCAGCATCCACCAGCACATAGCGACGGCTTCCCATTGATTTAACGGCCCTCACTTGTGAAATTAACACACCAGATTCAGCCACTAAAAAACGTCCCGGCTCAATCTCTAACTCAACAGAATGCCCTAAGTGTTGTGCAATGCGCTGACGAGCTTTATCCCATAAAGAAAAATAGTGATCCAAATCAACCGTTGCATCACCTTCTTGATAAGGCGTTGATAATCCGCCTCCTGCCGAAATAGCTTGAATATCGACTTGAGAGATAAGCACTTGATCTACCATTGCATCGCAGACACTAGCAAGATGTTGATAATCAACACCTGAGCCAATATGCATATGAAAACCCACTAGAGTTAGATTGTATTGCTGGATCACAGCTAACGCTTCTGGCACATCTTCATACCAAATACCATGCTTACTGTTTTCACCACCTGTATTGGTTTTTTGACTATGACCATGACCAAATCCGGGGTTAACTCTGATCCAAACTGCATGACCTTGATTGCGCTCACCTAATTGACGAAGCATATCAATAGAACCTGCATTAACAGGAATATCTAACTCAACAACACGTTCAATAGTTCTTTCATCAAGTAAATCAGCCGTAAAGACAATCTCACTTTTTTCTCTACCACCTTGATAGCCAGCAACTAAAGCGCGCTCAATTTCCCCCAACGAAACAGAGTCAACTTTAACACCCTGTGCTTTCATTAAACGTAAAATATGAATATTGGAGCATGCTTTTTGAGCAAATCGAACTACATCAAAAGATTTAAGCTGGGCAATACGCCGAGAAATAGTATCGCCTTGATAAATCCATAATGGCGTTCCATAAGTTTGTGCTAATTGGTATTGAGCCATAGTTATTGATGTTGTCATGTTATCTACTCATAAAAGTCACAGGTGAATAAAATCATTATTTATGAACTTACAAGGGAATAAAAATATCAAATAAGCTAGACTCTATTCACCTGTGATATAGGAATATAAGATGAAAGCTCCTTTTAATTGGCGACATATTGAAATTTTTCATGCGGTGATGACAACACAAAACCTTACTGAAGCCGCAGAACTACTGAAAACGTCACAACCGACTGTCAGTAGAGAATTATCTCGTCTTGAGCATCTATTGGCATTTAAATTATTTGATAGAATAAAGGGCCGTTTACAGCCCACAACAGAGGGATTACGCTTTTTTGAGGAAGTGCAGCGTTCTTATTATGGTTTAGATAGAATAATTAACGCTGCTGAAAATATTCGCCATTTTAACCAAGCAGAATTGAATATCACCTGCTTGCCCGCATTTGCTCAATCATTATTACCTTCAATCTGCCGACAATTTCTAGATAAATATCCTGATGTCAATTTAACTATTGTTCCTCAAGAATCCCCTTTATTAGAAGAGTGGTTATCCGCTCAACATTACGATTTGGGATTGGTAGAACACACACAAACACCGGCTGGAACGCAACAAGAAACCGTACTCACACTCAATGAAGTCGCAGTTTTACCCAAGTCACATCCATTGGGTAAAAAAACATTATTACACCCTGCTGATTTTCAAAATGAACGTTTTATTAACCTGTCAGCCAATGATAGCTACCGACAATTAATTGATACTGTATTTATTAAAAATGGAATTGCACGACAGTTAGTGATGGAAACGCAAAGTGCCGCCTCTATTTGTGCAATGGTAAGTGAGAATATTGGTATTTCAATTGTTAACCCTATTACCGCACTTGATTACTTAGATAAATCTATTTGCCTTCGTCCTTTAAGCTTTACTATCCCTTTTACCATCAGCTTAATTACTCCATCACATCGCCCTTCATCACAACTTGTTGCCTATTTTATTGATGTGATGAAAGAGAACTTATCAGATTACCCTAAACGGTTAATCCAAGCTTTTACCCGATAAAGCAAGCCAATAAGGTGATGATGAAAACCACTCAACTAAGAAATCCAGCAATACTCTGACGGCAGCAGGCATATTTTGCCGGCTCGCTAGAACCGCATAAATTCCCATCGGCTGAGCGT containing:
- a CDS encoding Na(+)-translocating NADH-quinone reductase subunit A; protein product: MIKIKKGLDLPIAGAPAQVIEDGPAIRRVALLGEEYVGMRPSMMVSEGEHVKKGQILFEDKKNAGVVFTSPACGKVVAINRGERRVFQSIVIEIDGDEEITFNRYDSSTLSELTREQVETNLVNSGMWTALRTRPYSRTPHLGTTPVAIFVSAMDTNPLAADPMVIIEQNEKAFNDGLVVLTRLTEGKIYVCHGEKSPTKLNDGQISYNQFAGPHPAGLVGTHIHFLEPVSAKKMVWHLNYQDVIAIGYLFTTGSLYTERVVALAGPQVKAPRLVRTRLGADLYELTKEQLVDGENRIISGSVLWGWKSDEAHHYLGRFHNQVSVLREGRDKELFGWGMPGSDKFSITRTTIGHFLKNKRFAFTTTMNGGERSMVPIGNYERVMPLDIMATHLLRDLVVGDTDSSQALGCLELDEEDLGLCTYVCPSKYEYGPALRQVLTKIEQEG
- the fadE gene encoding acyl-CoA dehydrogenase FadE, encoding MTLLSIVLFIILIGVLSYRKFGIAVSSLALIAYTLVMGIANIWSYWLLLPVALVLLPFTIPSIRRAYISVPALKAFQKVMPSMSKTEQEAIDAGTTWWEGELFRGAPDWKQLHNYPKPQLTAEEQAFLDGPVEEVCRMTNDFEITHELADLPPEIWQYLKDNRFFAMIIKKEYGGLEFSAYAQSRVLQKLSGVSGILAITVGVPNSLGPGELLQHYGTDEQKKRYLPGLAKGDEIPCFALTSPEAGSDAGAIPDSGVVCMGEWQGEQVLGLRLTWNKRYITLAPIATVLGLAFKLRDPDHLLSDDENPGITCALIPTDVKGVEIGHRHFPLNVPFMNGPTRGKDVFVPIDYIIGGPKMAGQGWRMLVECLSVGRGITLPSNSTGGLKSVAMATGAYSRVRRQFKIPIGKMEGIEEPLARLAGNAYLLDSAATLITTGIMLGEKPAVLSAIVKYHCTHRAQRGVIDAMDIVGGKGISLGPSNFVARSYQGSPIAITVEGANILTRSMIIYGQGAIRCHPYVLDEIAAARDNNLHDFDRALFGHIGHVASNTLRSLWLGITNGRLSNSPTNDETRRYYQQINRLSANMALLSDVSMGVLGGSLKRRERISARLGDILSHIFLASAALKRYEDEGRHTADLPLVHWSVKECLYQAENAIDELLRNFPSRVVAGTIRAIIFPLGKAQKLPSDKLDSKVAQLIQQPSETRDRIGRGQYLTPSEHNPHGLMEEALLDILAAEPIFDRICRLYEKKFNFTQLDKLADKALADKRVTQEEADILRKAEQSRLRSINVDEFDFDALAVPAKKPKADKVKTDKAA
- a CDS encoding class II glutamine amidotransferase, producing the protein MCELLGMSANVPTDINFSLSGLIPRGGKTGPHKDGWGITFYEGLGCRTFKDPQASAISPVARFVQEYPIKSEAVIAHIRQANRGNVSLENTHPFTRELWGKNWTYAHNGQLKGYQSLETGRFRAIGQTDSEKAFCWILNQLENRYKRTPVNWPAVFRFIAILASQLKQKGVFNMLLSDGRFVMAYCSTNLHWITRKAPFGKAKLLDQDVEIDFQQHTQSDDVVSVISTLPLTGNESWQRIPAGEFVLFDRGVRIL
- a CDS encoding LysR family transcriptional regulator, with the translated sequence MKAPFNWRHIEIFHAVMTTQNLTEAAELLKTSQPTVSRELSRLEHLLAFKLFDRIKGRLQPTTEGLRFFEEVQRSYYGLDRIINAAENIRHFNQAELNITCLPAFAQSLLPSICRQFLDKYPDVNLTIVPQESPLLEEWLSAQHYDLGLVEHTQTPAGTQQETVLTLNEVAVLPKSHPLGKKTLLHPADFQNERFINLSANDSYRQLIDTVFIKNGIARQLVMETQSAASICAMVSENIGISIVNPITALDYLDKSICLRPLSFTIPFTISLITPSHRPSSQLVAYFIDVMKENLSDYPKRLIQAFTR
- the lpcA gene encoding D-sedoheptulose 7-phosphate isomerase codes for the protein MYQDLIRGELTEAADTLSRFLQDDANIEAIQKAAVLLADSFKAGGKVLSCGNGGSHCDAMHFAEELTGRYRENRPGYPAIAISDVSHISCVSNDFGYEYIFSRYVEAVGKEGDVLLGISTSGNSGNIIKAISAAREKGMKVITLTGKDGGKMDGTADIEIRVPHFGYADRIQEIHIKVIHILIQLIEKEMEK
- a CDS encoding murein L,D-transpeptidase family protein, with the protein product MTTHAKQLISFLTLMLIPLLVNAENNSSFLMKPIKKSTGQPIYIQIFKEESLLELYTEKLDGQLEKVRTYPICSYSGGLGPKKFQGDLKSPEGFYQVNFSQLNPNSRFYRAINLGFPNQYDKSKGYTGDFLMIHGACKSVGCYAMTDLVMDEIYQYAELALQGGQSTINIHIFPFKMTAENMEKHQYSKDLDFWQQLMPAYQYVEEHKQIPTVIVQDGRYLVNHTSTPSNGVKPALNLSQNSENKWLQNTHTTIK
- a CDS encoding NADH:ubiquinone reductase (Na(+)-transporting) subunit B codes for the protein MGLKNLFEKVEHHFEPGGKLAKWYVLYEAVTTVFYTPGTVTRNGGHVRDTIDLKRMMILVWLSVFPAMFWGMYNVGHQAIPALNQLYSGAELQQIIASDWHYRLAEYLGASLTTDAGWASKMLLGATYFLPIYLVVFAVGGFWEVLFAFIRGHEINEGFFVTSILFALIVPPTLPLWQAALGITFGVVIAKEIFGGTGRNFLNPALAGRAFLFFAYPAQISGDLVWTAADGFSGATPLSQWSVSGESALVNTVTQQPISWMDAFLGYIPGSIGEVSTLMILIGGAVILFARIASWRIVAGVMVGMIAMSYLFNLIGSDTNPLFSMPWHWHLVLGGFAFGMMFMATDPVSASFTDKGKWAYGILIGVMAVLIRVVNPAYPEGMMLAILFANLFAPLFDYVVVQANIKRRKARG
- the lysA gene encoding diaminopimelate decarboxylase, producing the protein MTTSITMAQYQLAQTYGTPLWIYQGDTISRRIAQLKSFDVVRFAQKACSNIHILRLMKAQGVKVDSVSLGEIERALVAGYQGGREKSEIVFTADLLDERTIERVVELDIPVNAGSIDMLRQLGERNQGHAVWIRVNPGFGHGHSQKTNTGGENSKHGIWYEDVPEALAVIQQYNLTLVGFHMHIGSGVDYQHLASVCDAMVDQVLISQVDIQAISAGGGLSTPYQEGDATVDLDHYFSLWDKARQRIAQHLGHSVELEIEPGRFLVAESGVLISQVRAVKSMGSRRYVLVDAGFSDLMRPAMYGSYHQISVLDNHGQIKSKTELQETIVAGPLCESGDVFTQLEGGTVVPRLLPQAQVGDYLVIHDTGAYGASMSSNYNSRPLIPEVLVTEGVPQLIRRRQTIEELLALELDL